A genome region from Brassica oleracea var. oleracea cultivar TO1000 chromosome C2, BOL, whole genome shotgun sequence includes the following:
- the LOC106324770 gene encoding choline/ethanolaminephosphotransferase 2, which translates to MGYIGAHGVAALHRYKYSGVDHSYLYKYLLNPFWTRLVNIFPLWMPPNMITLMGFMFLVTSALLGYVSSPLLDSPPPRWVHFAHGLLLFLYQTFDGLDGKQARRTSSSSPLGELFDHGCDALACAFETMAYGSTAMCGRDTFWFWVIAAVPFFGATWEHYFTNTLILPVVNGPTEGLALIYCGHFFTAFVGAEWWAQQFGKSIPLLSWVPFLNEIQMSRVVLFSMIVFAVIPTVAFNVYNVYKVVHTRKGSMLLALAMLYPFAVLLAGVLTWDYLSPIDLIGNYPHLVVLGTGLAFGFLVGRMILAHLCDEPKGLKTNMCLSLLYLPFALANALTARLNDGDPLVDEFWVLLGYCIFTMALYLHFATSVIHEITTALGIYCFRITRKEA; encoded by the exons ATGGGTTACATAGGAGCACATGGTGTAGCAGCTCTTCATAGATACAAATACAGTGGTGTGGATCACTCTTATCTTTACAAATACCTTCTCAACCCTTTTTGGACTCGTCTAGTCAACATCTTCCCTCTTTGGATGCC GCCTAACATG ATAACACTAATGGGGTTCATGTTTCTTGTCACATCTGCGCTGTTAGGCTAT GTATCCTCGCCTCTGTTGGATTCTCCTCCTCCTCGATGGGTTCACTTCGCACATGGACTGCTTCTGTTTTTGTATCAG ACATTTGATGGTTTGGATGGGAAGCAAGCACGAAGAACAAGCTCCTCTAGCCCACTAGGAGAGCTTTTTGATCATG GTTGTGATGCACTTGCTTGTGCG TTTGAAACAATGGCATATGGAAGCACTGCTATGTGTGGAAGAGATACTTTCTGGTTTTGGGTTATTGCAGCTGTTCCTTTCTTTGGAGCAACGTGGGAACA CTATTTCACCAATACACTTATTCTTCCGGTAGTCAATGGTCCTACAGAAGGTCTTGCACTTATATACTGTGGCCACTTCTTCACAGCCTTTGTTG GTGCTGAATGGTGGGCTCAGCAGTTTGGGAAGTCGATTCCTTTATTGAGTTGGGTGCCGTTTTTGAACG AGATTCAAATGTCCAGAGTAGTACTATTCTCAATGATTGTTTTTGCTGTTATACCAACCGTTGCATTCAA CGTGTATAATGTGTACAAAGTTGTGCACACAAGAAAAGGAAGCATGCTTCTAGCATTAGCTATG CTATATCCCTTCGCCGTCCTACTTGCAGGAGTTTTGACTTG GGATTACTTGTCTCCAATTGATCTCATAGGAAACTATCCTCACTTAGTTGTATTAGGAACTGGTCTTGCTTTTGGATTCCTTGTG GGAAGAATGATTCTAGCTCACTTATGTGATGAGCCAAAAGGATTAAAAACAAACATGTGTCTG TCACTGCTTTACCTTCCCTTTGCACTAGCGAATGCTCTAACTGCTAGACTCAACGACGG GGATCCTCTTGTGGATGAGTTTTGGGTTCTTCTTGGTTATTGTATATTCACGATGGCACTATATTTGCATTTTGCAACTTCAGTCATTCATGAGATCACTACTGCACTTGGAATCTACTGCTTCAG GATTACGCGCAAAGAAGCTTGA
- the LOC106323004 gene encoding uncharacterized protein LOC106323004, whose translation MKDRGKRTAMERRNDDVSLHYSSPSELSCGKHPSVSTVGICPYCLNDRLVNLVCSGCGEQRLSSCSCSDISSNRTSNAAVDAEKVLRIASLIDEEATKQRKPKRTEEVVVFKRSSSSCVEINKTKHHHRFSRLGRFFRRINPRKDRAFDEKNNNDNDSWVLKQSVSRSRSLCSFRGGNGYLIGSEEDVSSYSGARSSFSAARSSSVNGGLGVFDATITEHRRSNFEGRKSNFSETTEHRRSNFSEPEPPRRSCFEARKSNFSETEYPRKSNFSETEYKQSINNHPRRSNYEAPPRKSDSSAMSFTRRVLSMKESYFTGGEEPGFIDLKFDSSGGGDVVVNDGVLEHGGGGSCRLTKKDREVSKSRRSFKGWKWIFGHHHLHHHQRDS comes from the coding sequence ATGAAAGACAGAGGAAAGAGAACAGCAATGGAGAGAAGAAACGACGACGTCTCGCTTCACTACAGCTCACCGTCGGAGCTCTCTTGTGGGAAACATCCATCGGTTTCCACTGTCGGAATATGTCCGTACTGTCTGAACGACCGTTTAGTTAACCTCGTATGCTCAGGATGCGGCGAACAGAGACTCTCTTCTTGCTCTTGCTCAGATATCTCTTCTAACCGAACCTCAAACGCCGCCGTAGACGCCGAGAAAGTCCTCCGGATCGCTTCTCTCATCGACGAAGAGGCGACGAAACAGAGGAAGCCGAAGAGAACAGAGGAAGTTGTGGTGTTCAAGAGGAGTAGTAGCAGCTGCGTTGAGATTAACAAGACGAAGCATCATCATAGATTCTCGAGACTCGGGAGGTTCTTCAGGAGGATTAATCCGAGAAAGGACAGAGCTTTCGATGAGAAGAACAACAACGACAACGATTCTTGGGTTTTGAAACAGAGTGTTTCGAGATCGAGATCGCTCTGTAGCTTCCGAGGAGGAAACGGGTACCTTATCGGGTCGGAAGAAGACGTATCGTCTTACTCCGGCGCGAGGAGCTCGTTCTCCGCCGCGAGAAGCTCCAGCGTCAACGGCGGTTTAGGGGTTTTCGATGCGACGATAACAGAGCATCGGAGGAGTAACTTCGAAGGGAGGAAGAGTAACTTCAGCGAGACGACGGAGCACCGGAGGAGTAATTTCAGTGAACCGGAGCCGCCTCGGAGGAGCTGTTTCGAGGCGAGGAAGAGTAACTTCAGTGAAACAGAGTATCCCAGGAAGAGTAACTTCAGCGAAACAGAGTATAAACAGAGTATCAATAATCATCCACGTAGGAGCAATTACGAAGCGCCGCCAAGGAAGAGTGACTCGTCGGCGATGAGTTTCACGAGAAGGGTTTTGTCGATGAAAGAGAGTTACTTTACCGGAGGAGAAGAGCCTGGTTTTATAGATCTCAAGTTTGATTCCTCTGGAGGAGGAGATGTAGTGGTGAACGACGGCGTTTTGGAGCATGGAGGAGGAGGGTCTTGCCGGTTAACAAAGAAGGATAGAGAGGTGAGTAAGAGTCGAAGAAGTTTCAAAGGATGGAAATGGATATTCGGACATCATCATCTTCATCATCATCAAAGAGATTCATGA